The genomic segment CTCGGAGGCCGCCACCAGCTCCTCCAGGTTCTCGAGTCGCGCGTCGGCCTCGGCGGTGCGCTCTGCCTTGAGCGCGTCGCGGTAGCCGGACTCCGCCAGCACCTCGTCGATCAGCGCGGGCAGGGTCATCGCGGCGCGCCGCTCGGTGAGGCGGGCGATGAGCCGGGCCATCTCCTCGAGGGCCCGGCGCGGCTTGGCCCCGATCTCCGGCGGGATCTCCGCGCACGCCCCGAGCAGCCCGATCCCGCGCCGGCGGGCCTCCGCGTCCAGGTGGTCGAGGCTGGTCTTGCCGATGCCGCGCGCGGGCGCCGCGATTGCCCGCCGAAATGCGATATCGTCGCGGCCATTGACGAGGAGGCGAAGGTAGGCCACCGCGTCCTTGACCTCGCGTCGCTCGTAGAAGCGCACGCCGCCCACGATCAGGTAGGGAATGCTCGCGCGGCGCAGCGCGTCCTCGAGGACGCGCGACTGCGCGTTGGTGCGGTAGAAAATGGCGGTGTCGCGGTAGTCCACGCCCTGGTCGCGCAGGGCGCGAATGGCGCGGGCGACGAAGGCCGCCTCCTCGTTCTCGTCCCACGCCCGGTACACCTGCGCGCGCTCGCCCTCCGCGTTCTCCGTCCAGAGGCGCTTGTCCTTGCGGGCGGTGTTGTTGCGGATCACCGCGGAGGCCATGCGGAGGATCTGCTTGGTCGAGCGGTAGTTCTGCTCGAGCGGCACCACCCGGCAGTCGGGGAAGTCCTTCTCGAAGTCGAGGATGTTACGGAGGTCGGCGCCCCGCCACCGGTACACGGACTGATCGGGATCGCCCACCACGCAGAGGTTCCGATGCACTTCGGTGAGCAGCGAGACCAGGCGGTACTGGGCGCGGTTGGCGTCCTGGTACTCGTCCACGAGCACGAACTTCCAGAGCCCGCGGTACCACTCGAGGGTGGCCGGCGAGGTCTCGAACAGGCGCACCGCCAGCAGCAGGAGATCGTCGAAGTCCACCGCCTGCGCGGCGCGGAGCCGCGCCTCGTACATGCGGTAGAGCGACGCCACGCGCTCCTCTCGGGGCGTCCGGGCCAGCCGCTCCGCCTCCTCCACCGAGATCATGTGATTCTTGGCGTGGCTGATCCGGTGCACTGCCGAGGCGGGCGTCAACTCGCGCTCGTCCATGTCCAGCTCGCGCATGGCCTCGCGCACGAGGGTGAGCCGGTCGTCCTCGTCGTAGATCACGAAGGCGTGGGGCAGACCGATGCGCGGGGCGTGCTCGCGCAGGATGCGCACGCAGACCGAGTGGAAGGTGGCGATGAGGGGCGGCCGGATGCCCAGGGGGAGGACGAGGTCCTCCACGCGGTGCCGCATCTCCTCCGCCGCCTTGTTCGTGAAGGTCACCGCGAGCACGTTGCGCGGGTGCACGCCCTCGACGGCGAGGAGGTACGCCACTCGGTGAGCGATGACCCGCGTCTTCCCGCTCCCCGCGCCCGCGAGGACGAGCACGGGCCCCTGAATGGAGGTCACCGCATCCCGCTGTGCGTCATTGAGTGGGGCGAGGATGGCGTCACGTACTGCGGCGGGCACCGGCATGGGAGCTAACGATAACACAGCGGCGATGGGCAGGAGTCCCGCCCGCGCGCGGTCAAGGCTCGATCAGTGGGAATGTCCCGGATGCGCCGGCGCCTGCGCCGGTGGCGTCGCGTCGTACCCCCGCAGCACCTCGTATTGCCGCCGCTGCGCCGGGGTCAGGACATCACGCTGTGCCAGGTGCGCGCGGAGATGCACCATCCGCAGGCGGCTCTCGAGCGCGCCCAGCTCGTCCAGGCGCCGCTCCAGCTCGAGCGCGGCCATGGTCCCCGCGGCGAAACGCCCGTCGAGGTCGCGCTCACGCGCCACGATCTCGGCGCCCAGCCGGCTGGCCTCCGTCTGCATCGCCTCGAAGATGCGCTCGGTCTCGGCGCGCTGCTCGGCGGAGAGGCCGAGCTGGTGGGCCAGCTCGAGCACGTGCCGCGGCCCCGGATAGCGGTTGAGCTCGGCCGCCTTCGCCAGCCCCATGCCGCGGCCGGCCAGAAGGTCCTGGATCTCCTCGGGCGACAGGGCCTTGATCGCGCGCGACTCCTGGCCCGCGTAGGGGGAAGCGGGCGGCGCGGCGCCGGCCTCGAACGCCGAGACCAGCACCAGGATCCAGCCGAGGACGAGAGCGTGCCAGCGCATGGGATCGCTCCTCAGTGCCGCTTGAAGTACTGGACGGCGCGCTCGTGCTTCTCCGCCGCCGCGCGCGTGGCGAACGTGCCGAGGTTCTTCCGCTTGCGCGTCTTCGGATCCTTCGTACGCGAGTAGAGGCGGTACTTTCCCGACGAGAGCTTCCGGATCATGGCTCAGAGCCTGGGCCCGACGCGTTCCATCGCTTCCCGCGACGTGATCACCGGATGCACCTCGAAGTCCGCGAGGTCGGTCCAGTTCTCCGCCCACGCGTCGAGGGCGGTGCGGCTCTCGGCCTCCATGAGCTGATAGCAGCGCGTGAGCTCCGGCGTCACCCAGCTCCCCACGTACTCCACCCCGGCCGGCAGCATCCGCCCCTTGTCGCGGAAGCGGCGGTAGATGGGCACCGCGTCGCCGTTCTTGAAGTGCTCGATCACCATGAAGAGCGTCTTTGCCATCGGAGCCCTCCTTCGTGAGGTACAGAGTATACGGGCGCGGGACGCGCATTACACACCCACCGCGGGATAGGGGAAGCCCGCGGGCCGCGCGATCGCAGGGTCCACGTGCCGGCGGAGGGCGGCATCACAGATCGCGTAGCCCCAGTTGATCAGGCGCTCCTGCTGCTCGGGCTCCATGCGGGCGAGCCGCGTGGGCAGGGCAGCCAGCGCAGACGTGCTAGCAGATGCACACGGCATGGCGGCGGCGAGACGGTAGTCGGCGATGTCGGAGCGGATGCCCCAGTAGGCGCCCTTGCGGTCGCCGCGCAGATACGCCGTGATGAGCTGACGCTTGCGCAGGCTCCGCACCTGGTTGTCGATGATCTCGAGGATGCGCACCACGTGGCGCGCCCAGTCGCGCTCCGGCTCCGGCTCCGGCTGCATCGCGCCCCCCGCGTCGCTCACGAGAATGGTGTCGTAGCGCTTCCACGCCGTCTCGAGCCCCAGATTGTCGTACACGCCCCCGTCCGACAGCACCACGTCGGTGGTGTAGGGCTCGCGCGCGAGATCGGCGCCCTTGACGGGCGGCGTCTCCCAGTCGCCCGCGCGCAGCTCGAGGTCCACCGGCGAGAGCACCGGAGGGAACGCGGACGACGCGGCCACCGCGCGCGCCAGCGGCAGCGTGGGATGCAGCACGCGGCCCACGCGATAGTCCGCCATGTAGGGCTTCGAGAAGCGCCACAGCACGCCGGTCTGGACATTGGTGGCGTTGAGGACGAAGCGCGGCGAATCCGGCAGCGCCTGGAGGGTGGCGTCCCCGAAGAGATGCTTCGTGTACGCGGACTCCACGCGGTCGGCGACGCTCACGCCGGGCAGGAGCACCCCGGTCACGATCGCGCCCGCGTCGATGGTGCGGCCGGCGAGGGCGCGCAGCGGCTCCACCACCTCCGCGCCGAAGCCGCGCGCGATGCCGGCCCCGTCGAAGGCCAGGCGCGCCCACTTGAGCCCGAGCACGCCGGCGGTGATCGAGCCCCCGGAGACGCTGGACACGCGCGCGAGCCGCGGGAGATAGCCCGCCTCGTTGAGCCGCCACAGCGCGCCCACGTGAAAGATCATCGCCCGGTAGCCCCCGCCGGAGAGGCAGAGGGCGATCCCGCGCTCCGGCGGCCCCGCCGCCTCGTCCCCCGCAATGGCGCGGACCGGCGAATCCGGCGCGGCCGGGCGATCCGGGGATGCGGGCATCAGACCCCGCCCGAAACGGGATGGGCGCGACCGAACTCGAGGATGCGCGCCACCACGCGCTCGGTGGCCTGCTCGGGCGGCATCACCGGCCAGAGCTCGGGTTGCGGCAAGAGCTCGCGGAGATAGTGAGCGCCCGACGTGGCGTGCGCCGGATCGTCGCCGGCGACGATGAGGGCGGGTACGCGCATCGCCATCAGCTCCTCGGGCTCCGCGCCCGGCGGCATGTCGCGATCGAAGAGCGCGCGCCCGCTGGCCGCAACCAGGCCGACGTAGCGGTCGAGGTCCTGGGCGGCGAACCGGTCGGCGAACGCGGGATCGCTCACGATCACCGACGCCCACGGCCCCGCCTCGGGGTCGGCCCAGAACGAGCGCCCCTCGTGCGCCCGCTTCACCACGCCGGCGAGGCCGTGCTCGCGGGCGAAGCGCGCGTGACGGGCGAAGCGATCGGCGCCGTTGAGCTTCCAGCGGTAGCCGCCCACCGGCCAGTGCAGCACCAGGGCGTGCGTCGCCTCGGGATGGCGTGCGGCGAACGCGGTCGCCACCGAGCAGCCCATGCAGCCGCCCATCACGAAGGCACGGTGGATCCCGAGATGGTCGAGGAGATGCCGCGCCTGATCCGCGTAGAGCGCCCACGAGAGCCGCTCCACGCGCCCGCCGGAGACCCCGGCCTCGCGGCGGTCGTAGACGACCACCGTGAAGGCGCGGGCGAGCGCGTCCAGCGCGTCCATTCCCTTCCACGCGGTGCCCGACCGCCACTTGTCCATCGAGGCATCGAAGCCCCCGGGGGCGAGCATGAGCAGCGCCGGTCCGGATCCTCGCGTCACGTACTCCACCTTGAGCCCGTCGATCGTCGCCGTGGCCATGCCGTCGCCGTGTCTAGGTCGCGCCGCTCGTCCGCGCGCCCGCTTGGCGGAGCAGCCGCGCCATGGTGTCGTAGCCGCGCGCCTCCGCGAGCGCGAGCGGCGTCCGCCCCTCGCGGTCGGCGAGGTTCACGCTGGCGCCCGCCTCGACCAGCGCGCGCAGGGTATCGGTATGGCGCGCGCCGCCGTCGCCCAGCACGATGGACTCGATCAGCGCGGTCCATCCGAGATTGTTCACGTGGTCGAGCGGCGCGCCGGCGCGGATCAGCGTGCGCACGACCTCCACGTGGCCGAGATGGGCGGCGGCGATGAGCGCCGTGCCGTCGTAGCGGCTGGTGACGTTGCGGGGGCTGCTGCCGATGCCGAGGGCGACCTCGAGGGTCGGCACGTCACCGGCGACCGCGGCGATGGTGACAATATCGTACCGGTCGGCGTCGAGCGCGTTGGGATCGGCCCCGACCGTGGCCAGCGCGCGCATAGCCGCGTGGTGGCCGCGGTGGGCGGCGACGTGGAGCGGCGTGCGCCCGCGGGCATCGCGCGCGTCGGGACGCTGGCCATCCGCCACGAGGGCGGGGATGCGGCCTGCGTCGCCGCTCGCCGCCGCCGCGAAGAGCCCCCTGTAGCCGGCGACTTCCGACGGAGAGGGCGCGACCTGCGCGGCGGCGGGATCGAAGGCGAGCGCGAGCAGCACGAGGCCGACCAGCCGGGCGCGGCCGCTCATTCGGGGGGAAATGGAGCCGCGTAGCGCTCGGGCGGGAGCCGCAGGCCGTTCGAGAAGAACGACACCGTGTGGTAGAAGCCGACCAGCGCGATCAGCTCCAGGATCTGCTCCACGCTGAACGCCGCCGCCAGGGCCTGCCAGAGCCCGTCCGAGATCCTCGCGGTGTCGTGCAGCTCGTCGACGAGCCGCACGAGCAGCCGCTCCTCGTCGGTCCACGCGGGATCCTCGCCGCCGCCCCGCACCGTGGCGCGCACCTGCTCGGGCGTGAGGCCCACCCGCTCCGCGAAGAAGGCCACATGCACGCCCCACTCGTAGGCGCAGCCGCAGCGCGCGCAGGTCCGGTCGATGACGATCTCGCGGTGGCGCAGCGAGACGGGCCCGCGATCCAGCAGGCCGCCCGCGCGGAACTTCTCGTAGACACGGGGCACGCGGGCCAGCGTCGTGAAGAGGGCGAGCGGCGGCACGCCCGGCGGCATGATCTTGTCGAACACCGCCCGGAGGTCGGGGGGAAACGGCGGCGCGACGGGCGCGACGCGGGGGGCGGGCTCGGGCGTGCGGGACTCGGGGCGCGGTGTCGCCGGAGCGCTCATGCCCCGTCGAGCGCCATCGTGAACGTGCCGGCGTAGCCGCCGTCGCGCGGCGCCAGCGCCAGCGTGAGCTCGCGCCCGCCGCGACGGTAGAGCCCGTCCTCGGCGTTCCGGATGCCGCGGCGCCCGCGCGCGCTGTACGGCGGCCCCGCGAGCACGCGGTCGGTGAGGGCGTCGTCGAAGTAGAGCTG from the Candidatus Methylomirabilota bacterium genome contains:
- a CDS encoding UvrD-helicase domain-containing protein codes for the protein MPVPAAVRDAILAPLNDAQRDAVTSIQGPVLVLAGAGSGKTRVIAHRVAYLLAVEGVHPRNVLAVTFTNKAAEEMRHRVEDLVLPLGIRPPLIATFHSVCVRILREHAPRIGLPHAFVIYDEDDRLTLVREAMRELDMDERELTPASAVHRISHAKNHMISVEEAERLARTPREERVASLYRMYEARLRAAQAVDFDDLLLLAVRLFETSPATLEWYRGLWKFVLVDEYQDANRAQYRLVSLLTEVHRNLCVVGDPDQSVYRWRGADLRNILDFEKDFPDCRVVPLEQNYRSTKQILRMASAVIRNNTARKDKRLWTENAEGERAQVYRAWDENEEAAFVARAIRALRDQGVDYRDTAIFYRTNAQSRVLEDALRRASIPYLIVGGVRFYERREVKDAVAYLRLLVNGRDDIAFRRAIAAPARGIGKTSLDHLDAEARRRGIGLLGACAEIPPEIGAKPRRALEEMARLIARLTERRAAMTLPALIDEVLAESGYRDALKAERTAEADARLENLEELVAASEEFVAAREAEGSSADLPAFLDSISLIADTDELDPTTTGVTMMTLHSAKGLEFPMVFLTGLEEGVFPHSRSMNDTEEVEEERRLCYVGLTRARTRLFLSYAMHRRIQGYGVGEPSRFLLEIPEEEIALLNGRASTPRTPARPAAPAPAEIDESLPFQVGARLRHARWGEGLLVGIQREGEDIIATVHFASVGRKRLSLQYAHLEEI
- a CDS encoding Spy/CpxP family protein refolding chaperone produces the protein MRWHALVLGWILVLVSAFEAGAAPPASPYAGQESRAIKALSPEEIQDLLAGRGMGLAKAAELNRYPGPRHVLELAHQLGLSAEQRAETERIFEAMQTEASRLGAEIVARERDLDGRFAAGTMAALELERRLDELGALESRLRMVHLRAHLAQRDVLTPAQRRQYEVLRGYDATPPAQAPAHPGHSH
- a CDS encoding DUF3303 family protein, whose protein sequence is MAKTLFMVIEHFKNGDAVPIYRRFRDKGRMLPAGVEYVGSWVTPELTRCYQLMEAESRTALDAWAENWTDLADFEVHPVITSREAMERVGPRL
- a CDS encoding patatin-like phospholipase family protein, yielding MPASPDRPAAPDSPVRAIAGDEAAGPPERGIALCLSGGGYRAMIFHVGALWRLNEAGYLPRLARVSSVSGGSITAGVLGLKWARLAFDGAGIARGFGAEVVEPLRALAGRTIDAGAIVTGVLLPGVSVADRVESAYTKHLFGDATLQALPDSPRFVLNATNVQTGVLWRFSKPYMADYRVGRVLHPTLPLARAVAASSAFPPVLSPVDLELRAGDWETPPVKGADLAREPYTTDVVLSDGGVYDNLGLETAWKRYDTILVSDAGGAMQPEPEPERDWARHVVRILEIIDNQVRSLRKRQLITAYLRGDRKGAYWGIRSDIADYRLAAAMPCASASTSALAALPTRLARMEPEQQERLINWGYAICDAALRRHVDPAIARPAGFPYPAVGV
- a CDS encoding alpha/beta hydrolase translates to MATATIDGLKVEYVTRGSGPALLMLAPGGFDASMDKWRSGTAWKGMDALDALARAFTVVVYDRREAGVSGGRVERLSWALYADQARHLLDHLGIHRAFVMGGCMGCSVATAFAARHPEATHALVLHWPVGGYRWKLNGADRFARHARFAREHGLAGVVKRAHEGRSFWADPEAGPWASVIVSDPAFADRFAAQDLDRYVGLVAASGRALFDRDMPPGAEPEELMAMRVPALIVAGDDPAHATSGAHYLRELLPQPELWPVMPPEQATERVVARILEFGRAHPVSGGV
- a CDS encoding ankyrin repeat domain-containing protein — protein: MSGRARLVGLVLLALAFDPAAAQVAPSPSEVAGYRGLFAAAASGDAGRIPALVADGQRPDARDARGRTPLHVAAHRGHHAAMRALATVGADPNALDADRYDIVTIAAVAGDVPTLEVALGIGSSPRNVTSRYDGTALIAAAHLGHVEVVRTLIRAGAPLDHVNNLGWTALIESIVLGDGGARHTDTLRALVEAGASVNLADREGRTPLALAEARGYDTMARLLRQAGARTSGAT
- a CDS encoding carboxymuconolactone decarboxylase family protein, whose translation is MSAPATPRPESRTPEPAPRVAPVAPPFPPDLRAVFDKIMPPGVPPLALFTTLARVPRVYEKFRAGGLLDRGPVSLRHREIVIDRTCARCGCAYEWGVHVAFFAERVGLTPEQVRATVRGGGEDPAWTDEERLLVRLVDELHDTARISDGLWQALAAAFSVEQILELIALVGFYHTVSFFSNGLRLPPERYAAPFPPE